A genome region from Vulpes lagopus strain Blue_001 chromosome 7, ASM1834538v1, whole genome shotgun sequence includes the following:
- the ALAS1 gene encoding 5-aminolevulinate synthase, nonspecific, mitochondrial produces METVVRRCPFLSRVPQAFLQKAGKSLLFYAQNCPKMMEIGAKPAPRALSTSAVHCQQVKETPPANEKDKTAKAEVQQTADGSQQTPDGTQLPSGHSSLATSQGTASKCPFLAAQMSQKGSSVFCKASLELQEDVQEMHAVRKEVAQTSVNPSVISVKADGGDPSGLLRNFQDIMRKQRPERVSHLLQDNLPKSVSTFQYDRFFEKKIDEKKNDHTYRVFKTVNRRAHIFPMADDYSDSLITKKQVSVWCSNDYLGMSRHPRVCGAVMDTLKQHGAGAGGTRNISGTSKFHVDLEQELADLHGKDAALLFSSCFVANDSTLFTLARMMPGCEIYSDSGNHASMIQGIRNSRVPKYIFRHNDVSHLRELLQRSDPSVPKIVAFETVHSMDGAVCPLEELCDVAHEFGAITFVDEVHAVGLYGARGGGIGDRDGVMPKMDIISGTLGKAFGCVGGYIASTSSLIDTVRSYAAGFIFTTSLPPMLLAGALESVRILKSAEGRALRRQHQRNVKLMRQMLMDAGLPVVHCPSHIIPVRVANAAKNTEVCDELMSRHNIYVQAINYPTVPRGEELLRIAPTPHHTPQMMNYFLENLLATWKRVGLELKPHSSAECNFCRRPLHFEVMSEREKSYFSGMSKLVSAQA; encoded by the exons ATGGAGACTGTTGTTCGCCGCTGCCCATTCTTATCCCGAGTGCCTCAGGCCTTTCTGCAGAAGGCAGGAAAATCTCTGTTGTTCTATGCCCAAAACTGCCCTAAGATGATGGAAATTGGGGCCAAGCCAGCCCCTCGGGCCCTGTCCACTTCAGCAGTACACTGCCAGCAGGTCAAAGAAACCCCTCCAGCTAATGAGA AGGACAAAACTGCCAAAGCCGAGGTTCAACAGACTGCTGACGGATCCCAGCAGACTCCAGATGGCACACAGCTTCCGTCTGGACATTCCTCCCTTGCCACAAGCCAGGGCACTGCAAGCAAATGCCCTTTCCTGGCAGCCCAGATGAGCCAGAAGGGCAGCAGCGTCTTCTGCAAAGCTAGTCTAGAACTTCAGGAGGATGTGCAGGAAATGCATGCTGTGAGGAAAG AGGTTGCTCAAACCTCAGTGAACCCTAGTGTAATTAGTGTGAAGGCCGATGGAGGGGACCCAAGTGGATTGCTGAGGAACTTCCAAGATATCATGCGAAAGCAAAGACCAGAAAGAGTGTCCCATCTTCTTCAAGATAACTTGCCAAAAT ctGTTTCCACTTTTCAATATGATCGTTTCTTTGAGAAGaaaattgatgagaaaaaaaatgaccatacCTATCGAGTTTTTAAAACTGTGAACCGGAGGGCACACATCTTCCCCATGGCAGATGACTATTCGGACTCTCTCATCACCAAGAAGCAGGTGTCAGTCTGGTGTAGTAATGACTACCTTGGAATGAGTCGCCACCCACGAGTGTGTGGGGCAGTCAT ggaCACTTTGAAACAGCATGGTGCTGGAGCAGGTGGTACTAGAAATATTTCTGGAACTAGTAAATTCCATGTGGACCTGGAACAGGAGCTGGCTGATTTACACGGGAAAGATGCAGCACTCTTGTTTTCCTCATGCTTTGTGGCCAACGACTCAACCCTCTTCACTCTGGCTAGGATGATGCCAG GCTGTGAGATTTACTCTGATTCTGGGAACCATGCCTCCATGATCCAAGGGATTCGGAACAGCCGGGTGCCGAAGTATATCTTCCGCCACAATGATGTCAGTCACCTCAGAGAACTGCTGCAAAGATCTGACCCTTCAGTCCCCAAAATTGTCGCGTTTGAAACTGTCCATTCAATGGATG GAGCAGTGTGCCCACTGGAAGAGCTGTGTGATGTGGCGCATGAGTTTGGAGCAATCACCTTCGTAGATGAGGTCCATGCAGTGGGACTATACGGAGCTCGAGGTGGAGGGATTGGCGATCGGGATGGAGTTATGCCCAAAATGGACATCATTTCTGGAACACTTG GCAAAGCCTTTGGCTGTGTTGGAGGGTACATCGCCAGCACAAGTTCTCTGATCGACACCGTACGGTCTTATGCGGCTGGCTTCATCTTCACCACCTCCCTGCCGCCCATGCTGCtggctggagccctggagtctgTGCGGATTCTGAAGAGTGCTGAGGGGCGGGCGCTTCGCCGCCAGCACCAACGCAATGTCAAGCTCATGAGGCAGATGCTCATGGATGCAGGCCTCCCGGTCGTCCACTGCCCCAGTCACATCATCCCTGTCCGG GTCGCAAATGCTGCTAAAAACACTGAAGTCTGTGATGAACTAATGAGTAGACATAACATCTATGTCCAAGCCATCAACTACCCCACAGTGCCCCGGGGAGAGGAGCTCCTGCGGATTGCCCCCACTCCTCACCACACACCGCAGATGATGAACTACTTCCTTG AGAATCTGCTGGCCACGTGGAAGCGAGTGGGGCTGGAACTCAAGCCACATTCCTCAGCCGAGTGCAACTTCTGCAGGAGGCCGCTGCATTTTGAAGTgatgagtgaaagagagaaatctTACTTCTCTGGCATGAGCAAGTTGGTATCTGCCCAGGCCTGA